The Devosia sp. genome segment CCTTCCAGCCGGCCGATCATCTTGCCGGCGTCGGACGACAGCTTGTTATAGGCAATAACGGCCGGAATGGCGGCCACGAGGCCGATGGCAGTCGCGAACAGGGCTTCGGCGATGGGGCCGGCCACCACGGCCAGATTGGTATCGGAGGACGCGGCGATATTGGTGAAGGCATTCATGATGCCCCAGACCGTGCCGAACAGGCCGATGAACGGCCCGGCCGAACCCACGGTGGCCAGGAAACCCAGGCGTTTCTCGAGATATTCGCTTTCGCGGGCGATGGCCACGTCCAGCACCTTGTCGAGCCGCTGCTGCATGCCCACGAAGCTCGCCGCGTTCTGTTCGTGGCTGCGCTTCCACTCTTTCATGGCCGCGACAAAGACCGCGCCCAGCCCCCCCGAGGGCTTTTCGGCCTGCTGCTGGTAGAGTTCTTCCAGCGACTGTCCGGACCAGAATGTCCGCTCGAAGCGGTTCATTTCCGCCTGTGTGCGCCGGTAGGTCAGGGTCTTGTCGATGATGATGGCCCAGCACCAGACCGAGGCGGCCAGGAGGCCGAGCATGACCGACTTGACGACGATATCGGCGGCCCAGAACAGGCCCCAGATGGACAGGTCTGCATGCGGTGCGGCTGCTGCCACTGCATCCACGGCTTCCATGAAACGATCCTTTTAGCCCGGTCCGAAAAGGGACCCTATCGTCGGTGCGATGGGGTCCAAATCTGTCAAAATTAAGAGAAATGCCCGCAATTCCGGGCCCCTTCGGGCACGGCTCGGCGCAAATCGCCCATTGCGCTCTTTATGGTCACCAAAGGGTTAACAAACCCCATCTGCGCGCGGCGTGACGTCATCACACTGTTAGCGTTTGGAGGCGCTCAGGGCCCTAAGTGCTAGCGGAAGGCGGGCCGGACCGCCGCTGGTCTTGATCGCGGCGACGGTCAACTCGGCACTGGTCAGAATGGTCTGCTCACGAACAATTGTCTGCCGGAGCACGAGCCGCGCGCCGCTGGCGCTGACCACCTCGGTCAGAACGTCGAGCAGATCGTCGATCCGAGCCGGAGCGACGAATTCGAGCGCCATCGTACGCACGGCGAAGGCGATTCCCTGCTCGGCCAGTTCGGCATGGTGGATGCCTTGTTCGCGCAGGAACTCGGTGCGGGCCCGCTCGAAGAATTTGAGATAGGCCGCGTGATAGACATTTCCCGAAAAGTCGGTGTCTTCGTAGTAGATGCGGACGGCAAAACGATGCTCGCTCATGGCGACTTGTAGCCCAGTCCGCGCTCGGCCATGGCCGGATCCAGCTCGACAAAGCTCTTGGGGCCGATGCCGTGCAGATCGGCGACGGCCTTGCGGGTCCACTGGGTCAGGTCCGCGAAGGTAGCGATGCCTGCATGGGCCAGAGCCGCATGGGCCGGGCGGCTGAGTTTCAGGCAATCGGCGATGCGATCAATGGGTGCGGTCATCGTGCGGCCCGTTCGTCATGCACGATATGGGTGAGCGCCACAGGCATGTTGCGCAGCACTGCGCGCAGCCAGACCGG includes the following:
- the tolQ gene encoding protein TolQ, with translation MDAVAAAAPHADLSIWGLFWAADIVVKSVMLGLLAASVWCWAIIIDKTLTYRRTQAEMNRFERTFWSGQSLEELYQQQAEKPSGGLGAVFVAAMKEWKRSHEQNAASFVGMQQRLDKVLDVAIARESEYLEKRLGFLATVGSAGPFIGLFGTVWGIMNAFTNIAASSDTNLAVVAGPIAEALFATAIGLVAAIPAVIAYNKLSSDAGKMIGRLEGFADEFSTILSRQLEARSR
- the ybgC gene encoding tol-pal system-associated acyl-CoA thioesterase; the protein is MSEHRFAVRIYYEDTDFSGNVYHAAYLKFFERARTEFLREQGIHHAELAEQGIAFAVRTMALEFVAPARIDDLLDVLTEVVSASGARLVLRQTIVREQTILTSAELTVAAIKTSGGPARLPLALRALSASKR